A stretch of the Desulforamulus ferrireducens genome encodes the following:
- the hisA gene encoding 1-(5-phosphoribosyl)-5-[(5-phosphoribosylamino)methylideneamino]imidazole-4-carboxamide isomerase — MILFPAIDLKEGQCVRLIEGRMDSATVYSHDPGSTARAWQEQGAEFIHVVDLDGAFAGQPRNRRSIAQIVQSVTVPVQVGGGIRDLATIEDLLGLGVNRVILGSAAILRPKLVAEAVEKYGQRILVGIDAKDGLVAIQGWGETVEKTALELALEVKEWGITTIVFTDIRRDGKLIGPNLAATGELAKASGLQVIASGGVSSLDDIRALKELEDSGVVGAIMGKALYSGAVRLPEALAIARGEG; from the coding sequence ATGATCTTATTTCCCGCCATCGATTTAAAGGAAGGACAATGTGTCAGACTCATTGAGGGCCGTATGGATAGTGCCACAGTTTACTCTCATGACCCTGGCAGTACCGCCCGTGCCTGGCAGGAACAAGGGGCGGAGTTTATCCACGTGGTGGATTTAGATGGCGCTTTTGCCGGACAACCCCGCAACCGCCGGTCCATTGCCCAAATTGTGCAGTCAGTGACAGTCCCGGTACAGGTGGGAGGCGGCATTCGTGATCTGGCAACCATTGAGGATTTGCTGGGGTTGGGTGTCAATCGCGTGATTTTAGGCAGTGCCGCCATCCTCAGACCAAAGTTGGTGGCAGAGGCGGTGGAGAAATACGGTCAGCGGATTTTAGTGGGCATTGATGCCAAGGACGGTTTGGTGGCCATTCAGGGCTGGGGTGAAACAGTGGAGAAAACCGCCTTGGAATTGGCTCTGGAAGTGAAGGAATGGGGTATTACCACCATTGTTTTCACGGACATCCGCAGGGATGGCAAACTTATTGGCCCCAATTTGGCAGCCACCGGTGAGCTGGCTAAAGCCAGTGGTTTGCAGGTGATTGCCTCCGGCGGGGTTTCCTCACTGGATGATATTCGAGCGCTCAAGGAACTGGAAGACAGCGGGGTAGTGGGTGCCATTATGGGTAAAGCCCTTTATTCCGGAGCTGTCCGTCTGCCGGAAGCCTTGGCCATTGCCCGGGGGGAGGGGTAA
- a CDS encoding PQQ-binding-like beta-propeller repeat protein translates to MKKLIIFLTIVCFSLAAVSPLLAAGRFYPYGEMKWQVEKAGKLSADVTVTENGLLYYPVGNKITCYNINTGSKLWERKMEVGGKITEPVLVEDYNLYVTGTEGVQQMKPNGSLTWIYRLYPKPKGNKSSAVIAPGPDNLIYVGVADGLYAVEPQKNFKWRYSDDKNVIQLLGDSEAIYLCTGDKDESYSLRALDRHGERIWHKGLGNLKDIRMSFGPDGHLYIVTNPAQLERNTSGEVRCLDKDTGRELWRFSVKSDDLSKLTFAQDTLYFSGQQKIFALNLNDGSLRWSLPLLNLSSGVAIDAGKQRLYAGSSDGRIFCVSLAGRLIWDKEIDKITNYTLHKDGGIMIDTGKDDKDSITRTPVVLQDGGILVFMSKGAIYKFVDVHKGS, encoded by the coding sequence ATGAAGAAATTAATTATATTTTTAACAATTGTGTGTTTCTCTCTGGCTGCTGTCAGTCCACTTTTGGCGGCTGGTAGATTTTACCCCTATGGGGAGATGAAGTGGCAGGTGGAAAAGGCCGGTAAACTATCGGCGGATGTCACCGTTACTGAAAATGGTCTGCTGTATTACCCGGTGGGTAATAAAATTACCTGCTATAATATAAACACCGGCAGCAAATTATGGGAAAGAAAAATGGAAGTGGGCGGTAAAATAACCGAGCCGGTCTTGGTGGAGGACTATAACCTCTATGTGACGGGCACAGAAGGCGTGCAGCAAATGAAGCCAAACGGCAGTCTCACCTGGATTTATCGTCTTTATCCCAAACCCAAGGGTAACAAAAGCAGTGCTGTAATTGCCCCAGGACCCGACAACCTGATTTATGTTGGGGTAGCTGACGGTCTGTATGCCGTGGAACCTCAGAAGAATTTTAAATGGCGCTACTCAGATGATAAGAATGTAATTCAACTACTGGGGGATAGTGAAGCCATTTACCTTTGTACCGGAGACAAGGATGAAAGCTATAGCTTACGGGCCTTGGATCGACATGGGGAGAGGATCTGGCATAAGGGTCTGGGGAACTTGAAAGATATTAGGATGAGTTTTGGTCCCGATGGTCATTTATATATAGTCACCAATCCGGCCCAACTGGAAAGAAATACTTCGGGTGAAGTTCGCTGTTTAGACAAGGACACCGGCCGGGAGCTCTGGCGCTTCAGTGTGAAAAGCGATGACCTGTCCAAGCTTACCTTCGCACAGGATACCCTGTACTTTTCCGGTCAACAAAAAATCTTTGCCCTTAACCTTAACGATGGTTCCCTGCGCTGGAGCCTACCACTCTTAAACCTATCCTCGGGAGTGGCCATTGATGCTGGCAAGCAGAGGCTGTATGCCGGCAGCAGTGATGGGCGAATCTTTTGTGTCAGCTTGGCCGGTAGATTAATCTGGGATAAAGAAATTGATAAAATCACCAACTACACCCTCCACAAGGATGGAGGTATAATGATTGACACTGGTAAGGACGACAAGGACAGTATCACCCGGACACCGGTGGTATTACAGGATGGGGGAATATTAGTTTTCATGTCGAAGGGTGCTATTTACAAATTTGTAGATGTTCATAAGGGGAGTTAA
- the hisH gene encoding imidazole glycerol phosphate synthase subunit HisH translates to MIAIIDYGMGNLRSVQKGFERVGCAAAIVQDPAAVAAAPAVVLPGVGAFADAMENLRKFGMIETIQQVVAAGKPFLGICLGQQLLFESSEEFGHTPGLGIFPGRVRRFPEGQLKVPHMGWNQAVMQKNNPLWEGIPADAAFYFVHSYYVEPADPELILARTDYGLPFASVVGRDKVFGIQFHPEKSSNLGLRILQNFGKLVKS, encoded by the coding sequence ATGATTGCCATTATAGATTATGGCATGGGCAATTTACGCAGCGTGCAAAAGGGCTTTGAGCGGGTAGGCTGTGCGGCAGCCATTGTGCAGGACCCGGCCGCTGTGGCAGCTGCTCCGGCAGTGGTGCTGCCGGGTGTCGGTGCCTTTGCCGATGCCATGGAAAATCTCAGGAAGTTCGGTATGATTGAAACTATTCAGCAGGTGGTGGCCGCAGGTAAACCCTTTTTGGGCATTTGCCTGGGGCAGCAACTGCTTTTTGAGTCCAGCGAGGAATTTGGCCATACCCCGGGGTTGGGCATTTTTCCCGGGCGGGTTAGACGTTTTCCCGAAGGTCAGTTAAAGGTTCCGCACATGGGCTGGAATCAAGCAGTGATGCAAAAAAATAACCCCCTGTGGGAGGGGATTCCTGCTGACGCAGCATTTTATTTTGTTCACTCCTACTATGTGGAACCGGCCGACCCGGAACTAATCCTGGCCCGCACCGACTACGGCCTACCCTTTGCTTCGGTGGTGGGACGGGATAAGGTCTTTGGCATTCAGTTCCACCCGGAAAAAAGCAGCAACCTGGGTCTGCGCATATTGCAAAACTTTGGAAAGCTGGTGAAGTCATGA
- a CDS encoding S-layer homology domain-containing protein, protein MKRCLTGLLLVLTLLAFATTGWAATTITQNVPYLTDVQDHWAKPAVEKVYALGLDKGFADGTFRPNQNVQCLEVITTLLKSVGYQEQVAKQKRAKNTTPAYPVPRDQNYVDFAVAQQFIPSTMLNNFKYDRPVNRGELAALLTKTLYLMPPDNAKSFTDTYNLPADYLAAIQAVSHQGIMSGYQDGSFRPQALVSRGELAAILSKLYDQGWVRMDAKKKIDGWVAGVVQGKKGLEVEISSLKGNRKIPVSENCQVYYLGQRMDIRQAVNYRMAGILDDKRQLSYVELLERRTFSPVQRDVYGSFLRLAEGEPLVFTVKDLLCQEVDYPVAWDAVITNEKSKSKSNKDLLKKIKADQFLKLGVTSGGTVQEITILDVKSITGEISRLDRALYLKDKKSNSKKYVPDHFYGWDAGRIVDKEGEEISGVSAGDKVKITYIGEPFYERVLEIQKLN, encoded by the coding sequence ATGAAGCGTTGTTTAACAGGGTTACTTTTAGTCCTGACCTTACTGGCCTTTGCCACCACAGGCTGGGCAGCCACTACTATAACTCAAAATGTTCCCTATTTGACCGATGTTCAGGACCACTGGGCTAAGCCTGCTGTGGAAAAGGTATATGCCTTGGGTTTGGATAAGGGTTTTGCTGACGGTACCTTTCGACCCAATCAAAATGTCCAATGTTTAGAAGTGATTACCACCCTATTAAAGAGTGTTGGCTATCAGGAACAGGTAGCCAAGCAAAAACGGGCTAAAAATACCACACCTGCTTATCCTGTTCCCAGGGATCAGAACTACGTGGATTTTGCAGTGGCCCAACAATTTATTCCCTCTACTATGCTAAATAATTTTAAATATGACCGTCCGGTGAATCGAGGGGAGTTGGCTGCTCTGTTAACCAAGACCCTTTACCTGATGCCACCGGATAACGCTAAATCCTTTACCGATACTTATAACTTGCCAGCTGATTATTTAGCGGCGATTCAGGCGGTTAGTCATCAGGGTATTATGTCCGGTTATCAGGATGGCAGTTTCCGTCCCCAGGCTTTGGTCAGCAGGGGAGAATTGGCAGCCATTTTAAGTAAGCTCTACGACCAGGGTTGGGTCAGGATGGATGCTAAGAAAAAAATTGATGGTTGGGTGGCCGGTGTTGTCCAGGGGAAAAAGGGTTTAGAAGTAGAAATAAGTTCCTTGAAAGGCAACCGAAAAATTCCCGTCAGTGAAAACTGTCAGGTCTACTATCTGGGTCAAAGGATGGATATTAGGCAAGCAGTAAATTATCGTATGGCTGGGATTCTTGATGACAAGCGGCAACTGTCTTATGTAGAGTTACTGGAAAGAAGAACCTTTTCACCGGTGCAAAGGGATGTTTATGGTAGCTTCCTACGTCTGGCGGAAGGAGAACCGCTGGTATTCACCGTCAAGGATTTGCTTTGCCAAGAGGTGGATTATCCAGTTGCCTGGGATGCAGTGATTACGAACGAAAAGTCCAAAAGTAAAAGTAACAAGGACTTATTAAAGAAAATCAAAGCGGATCAGTTTCTTAAGCTGGGTGTAACCTCCGGAGGAACCGTGCAAGAAATCACCATCTTAGATGTGAAAAGCATTACCGGCGAGATTTCACGCCTAGATCGAGCCCTCTATCTAAAGGATAAGAAAAGTAACAGTAAAAAGTATGTGCCGGATCATTTTTATGGTTGGGATGCTGGGCGCATAGTGGATAAAGAGGGCGAAGAAATCAGTGGTGTTAGCGCAGGTGATAAGGTGAAGATCACCTATATCGGCGAACCCTTTTATGAGCGGGTGTTAGAGATTCAAAAGTTGAATTAA
- the pcrA gene encoding DNA helicase PcrA, with amino-acid sequence MDILANLNPAQAEAVEHTAGPLLVLAGAGSGKTRVLTHRIAYILKQGVPPYNILAITFTNKAAAEMRSRVEQLVPEAARDLWVTTFHSACLRILRREIRTLGYDTSFSIYDDADQQTLIKECLKELEIDEKRFQPRAMLAAISGAKNKLLTPAQYERGAFDYFEQVAARVYRSYQEKLFKNNALDFDDLLMLTVRLFQENPHVLGYYQTKFKYILVDEYQDTNHSQYILVNMLAERHRNLCVVGDPNQSIYKWRGADINNILSFERDYPEAKVVKLEQNYRSTGNILQAANAVIKNNVEAKELKLWTSRGSGDLIHVFRAENERFEAHYIAERIKELRFTKNRKYNEMAILYRTHAQSRVFEEVFLRLGIPYTIFGGLKFYERKEIKDLLAYLRVLVNPVDSQSLSRIINVPKRGIGAASLEKINNFAQERDLSLLLTLAMVDDIPGLPAKARKQCRLLADLLAQLKKQAQFLSVTEITEEVIKTTGYRAELEAEDTVESRTRLENLQEFLTVTKEYDKQHGEEGGLEDFLSTISLVTDMDRHDPEADQVVMMSLHSAKGLEFPVVFLTGMEEGVFPHSRALYDQEELEEERRLAYVGITRAEELLYFTHCWERTLFGRTNMNPKSRFLEEIPPELTVGQGPVKKAAPVSTSYTAFGTSPKAATTAANPTAAKSFLLGDRVKHKKWGEGVIVKVKGEGADAELTVAFPSQGLKTLLAQFAPLEKI; translated from the coding sequence ATGGATATACTAGCGAACTTAAACCCCGCCCAAGCCGAGGCGGTAGAACATACGGCAGGACCACTTTTGGTGTTGGCAGGGGCGGGATCTGGTAAGACCAGGGTGTTGACCCACCGCATTGCTTACATCTTAAAGCAAGGGGTACCCCCCTATAACATATTGGCCATTACCTTTACCAATAAAGCAGCGGCAGAAATGAGAAGCAGGGTAGAACAACTGGTGCCGGAGGCGGCCAGGGATCTTTGGGTAACCACCTTTCACAGTGCCTGCTTGCGTATCTTAAGAAGGGAAATTAGAACCCTGGGGTATGATACGTCCTTTTCCATCTACGATGATGCAGATCAACAAACCCTGATCAAAGAGTGCTTGAAGGAATTGGAAATTGATGAAAAGCGTTTCCAGCCCAGAGCCATGCTAGCTGCCATATCTGGTGCGAAAAATAAACTATTGACGCCGGCTCAGTATGAGAGAGGGGCCTTTGATTATTTTGAGCAGGTGGCGGCCAGGGTTTATCGCTCCTACCAGGAAAAGTTGTTTAAAAACAACGCACTGGATTTTGATGACTTGCTAATGCTTACCGTCCGGCTCTTTCAAGAGAATCCCCATGTATTGGGCTATTATCAGACCAAGTTTAAATATATTTTGGTGGATGAATACCAGGATACCAACCATAGCCAATATATACTGGTTAATATGCTGGCCGAACGGCATCGTAACCTATGTGTGGTGGGGGACCCCAACCAATCCATTTATAAATGGCGGGGTGCCGATATTAATAACATCCTGAGTTTTGAAAGGGATTATCCCGAAGCCAAAGTGGTTAAGCTGGAACAAAACTATCGCTCCACCGGTAATATTTTGCAAGCTGCCAACGCGGTGATTAAGAACAATGTGGAGGCTAAGGAATTAAAGCTCTGGACCTCTCGGGGCTCCGGCGACCTAATCCACGTTTTTCGAGCCGAGAATGAACGCTTTGAAGCGCATTATATTGCCGAACGGATTAAGGAGCTACGTTTTACCAAGAACCGCAAGTATAATGAGATGGCTATACTCTATCGTACCCATGCCCAATCCCGTGTCTTTGAAGAAGTTTTTCTACGGTTAGGCATACCCTATACCATCTTTGGTGGTCTTAAATTCTACGAGCGCAAAGAGATTAAAGATTTACTGGCCTACCTCAGGGTACTGGTCAATCCCGTGGACAGCCAGAGCTTAAGTCGCATCATCAATGTGCCCAAACGGGGGATTGGGGCGGCTTCCTTGGAAAAAATCAATAATTTTGCCCAGGAGCGGGACTTATCCCTCTTGCTTACCCTGGCTATGGTGGACGACATTCCGGGCCTCCCGGCCAAAGCCCGCAAGCAGTGCAGGCTGTTGGCAGACCTGCTGGCCCAGTTGAAGAAGCAGGCACAATTCCTCTCGGTAACTGAAATTACCGAAGAAGTAATCAAAACAACTGGTTATCGGGCGGAGTTGGAAGCAGAGGATACCGTGGAATCTCGTACCCGCCTGGAAAACCTGCAGGAATTCCTGACCGTAACCAAAGAATACGATAAGCAGCATGGTGAAGAGGGGGGCTTGGAGGATTTTCTCTCCACCATTTCTCTGGTTACTGATATGGACCGGCATGATCCCGAGGCAGACCAAGTAGTAATGATGAGTTTGCACTCCGCCAAGGGGTTAGAATTTCCCGTGGTATTTCTCACCGGTATGGAAGAAGGGGTCTTTCCCCACAGCCGTGCCCTTTACGACCAGGAAGAATTGGAAGAGGAACGGCGCTTAGCCTATGTGGGTATCACCAGGGCGGAGGAACTGCTATACTTTACCCACTGCTGGGAAAGAACTCTCTTTGGTCGCACCAATATGAATCCTAAATCCCGGTTTTTAGAGGAAATCCCGCCAGAGTTGACTGTGGGACAAGGTCCGGTCAAAAAAGCTGCCCCCGTCAGTACAAGTTATACTGCCTTTGGCACATCCCCCAAAGCTGCTACCACAGCGGCTAACCCTACAGCGGCGAAATCTTTCTTGCTGGGTGATCGGGTGAAACATAAGAAATGGGGAGAGGGAGTCATTGTTAAGGTAAAGGGTGAGGGTGCCGATGCCGAATTAACCGTAGCCTTCCCGTCCCAGGGCTTAAAAACCCTCCTGGCCCAGTTTGCGCCTTTAGAAAAGATTTAA
- the hisF gene encoding imidazole glycerol phosphate synthase subunit HisF, translating into MLMKRIIPCLDVTGGRVVKGTNFVNLRDAGDPVELAALYDREGADELVFLDITASSDGRATMLEVVRRTAEEVFIPFTVGGGIRTVEDMRLMLKAGADKIGINTAALKNPHVISEGALKFGSQCIVVAIDARQVGENRWEVYTHGGRNPTGIDAVEWAVKAEELGAGEILLTSMDRDGTKEGFDLALTSTVASSVKIPVIASGGVGNLAHIAEGLTKGLADAALAASIFHFGEYTIRQAKEYLASQGIPVRL; encoded by the coding sequence ATGTTAATGAAGAGAATCATCCCCTGTTTGGATGTTACTGGCGGTCGGGTGGTCAAGGGAACTAACTTTGTGAATTTACGGGATGCCGGTGATCCGGTGGAATTGGCCGCTTTGTATGACCGAGAAGGGGCGGATGAACTGGTCTTTTTGGATATTACCGCATCCTCTGATGGTCGAGCCACCATGCTGGAGGTGGTCCGACGTACCGCCGAAGAGGTATTCATACCCTTTACCGTTGGTGGGGGTATCCGGACAGTGGAAGATATGCGATTGATGTTAAAGGCCGGCGCCGATAAGATTGGCATTAACACAGCAGCTTTGAAAAATCCTCATGTTATTTCGGAGGGGGCTTTAAAGTTTGGCAGCCAGTGCATTGTGGTAGCCATTGATGCCAGACAGGTGGGAGAAAACCGCTGGGAAGTCTACACCCACGGTGGCCGTAATCCCACCGGTATTGACGCTGTGGAATGGGCTGTTAAGGCCGAAGAACTGGGGGCTGGGGAAATCCTGCTGACCAGTATGGATCGGGATGGCACCAAGGAAGGTTTTGATTTAGCCCTCACCAGCACCGTGGCCAGCAGTGTAAAAATACCGGTCATTGCCTCTGGTGGCGTAGGCAATTTGGCACATATTGCTGAGGGTTTGACCAAAGGTTTAGCAGATGCCGCCCTGGCAGCATCCATCTTCCATTTCGGCGAATACACCATTCGGCAAGCCAAAGAGTATTTAGCGTCACAGGGCATTCCCGTTAGATTATAG
- the ligA gene encoding NAD-dependent DNA ligase LigA, with translation MDSKIKDRAEELRRQIHRHNYQYYALDNPIISDAEFDQLMQELLQIEEKYPELVTADSPTQRVGGVVQKGFNSVPHRIPMLSLGNAFNEGDLREFDRRVRNSLPGEAVSYVVELKIDGLAISLWYEKGVLVRGATRGDGEMGEDITVNLKTVKAIPLRLAEEVPFIEVRGEAYMPKESFVRLNEAREEAGEPLFANPRNAAAGSLRQLDPRITASRNLSVFMYAIGHLEGNSPGSHAKGLDWLKQLGFRVNPHYKVCQDIQEVIEYCQQWQEKRFDLPYAIDGMVIKVDSLAQQERLGATLKSPRWAIAYKFPAEQAVSTIKDIILRVGRTGVLTPTAILEPVQLAGTTVSKATLHNEDIIVQKDIRIGDQALVQKAGDIIPEIVQIYPERRTGKERPFTMPATCPECGAQVVRVPGEAAHRCTNENCPAKSREGIIHFVSRGAMDIVGLGEGIINQLIKGGLVKDPADLYDLKYEELIRLERMGARSSQKLLDAIAVSKNNSLSQLLFGLGIRHVGERAAKILARQFGSLDSLRSASVEDLTNIPEIGPRIAQSVVEYFNKPENQVLLERLAQAGVNMQEQIAHAEGEEQTLAGKTFVVTGTLQNFTRQEAQQAIEKLGGKVSGSVSKKTDYVVVGENPGSKHDKALQLGITILNEEEFMALLQGK, from the coding sequence TTGGATAGTAAAATTAAGGACCGGGCGGAGGAGTTGCGCCGGCAGATCCACCGGCATAATTATCAATACTATGCCCTGGATAATCCGATCATCAGTGATGCTGAGTTCGATCAATTAATGCAGGAATTGCTACAAATAGAAGAAAAATATCCCGAACTGGTGACTGCAGACTCGCCAACCCAGCGGGTAGGGGGAGTGGTACAAAAGGGTTTCAATTCAGTACCCCACAGAATTCCCATGCTCAGTCTGGGAAATGCCTTTAATGAAGGAGACCTCAGGGAATTTGACCGGCGGGTGCGGAACAGTTTGCCCGGTGAAGCAGTTTCCTACGTGGTGGAACTGAAGATAGACGGCTTGGCCATTTCTCTTTGGTATGAGAAGGGTGTCCTGGTGCGGGGTGCCACCCGCGGTGACGGAGAAATGGGCGAGGATATTACCGTTAACCTTAAAACTGTGAAAGCCATCCCCTTACGACTGGCTGAAGAAGTACCCTTTATCGAGGTACGGGGTGAGGCCTATATGCCCAAGGAATCCTTTGTGCGCTTAAATGAGGCACGGGAAGAGGCAGGCGAGCCGCTTTTTGCCAATCCCCGTAATGCTGCGGCGGGCAGCTTGCGACAGTTAGACCCACGAATCACTGCTTCCCGCAACCTCAGTGTTTTCATGTACGCCATTGGCCACCTGGAAGGGAACAGTCCCGGCAGCCATGCGAAGGGACTGGACTGGCTAAAGCAGTTGGGTTTCCGAGTAAATCCCCACTATAAAGTATGTCAGGATATCCAGGAAGTAATTGAATATTGCCAGCAGTGGCAGGAGAAGCGGTTTGACTTGCCCTATGCCATTGACGGTATGGTGATTAAGGTAGATTCCTTGGCGCAGCAGGAACGTTTGGGTGCCACTTTGAAAAGTCCCCGTTGGGCCATTGCCTACAAGTTTCCGGCGGAGCAGGCGGTCAGTACCATTAAAGATATTATCCTCCGAGTGGGGCGAACCGGTGTGTTAACTCCCACCGCCATCTTGGAACCGGTGCAATTGGCAGGCACCACCGTGAGTAAGGCTACCTTGCATAATGAAGATATTATTGTGCAAAAGGATATTCGCATTGGGGATCAGGCGCTGGTACAAAAGGCCGGGGATATCATCCCGGAGATTGTGCAAATCTATCCCGAACGGCGTACCGGCAAGGAAAGGCCCTTTACCATGCCGGCCACCTGCCCGGAATGTGGCGCACAGGTGGTCAGGGTGCCGGGAGAGGCCGCCCATCGTTGTACCAACGAGAATTGCCCGGCTAAGTCCCGGGAGGGCATTATTCATTTTGTTTCCCGGGGCGCCATGGATATTGTGGGGCTGGGGGAAGGAATTATCAACCAGCTTATTAAGGGCGGTCTGGTCAAGGATCCGGCGGATCTCTATGATTTAAAATATGAAGAGTTAATTCGTTTGGAACGCATGGGAGCCCGTTCCTCCCAAAAGCTGCTGGATGCCATTGCTGTCAGTAAAAATAACTCTCTGTCCCAGCTTTTATTTGGCCTGGGTATTCGCCATGTGGGTGAAAGGGCTGCCAAAATTTTGGCCCGGCAATTTGGTTCCCTGGACTCACTCAGGTCAGCCAGCGTGGAGGATCTTACCAACATACCGGAAATCGGCCCCCGCATTGCCCAGAGTGTGGTGGAGTACTTTAACAAGCCAGAAAACCAAGTACTACTGGAACGCTTGGCCCAGGCCGGTGTGAATATGCAGGAGCAAATAGCCCACGCCGAAGGAGAGGAGCAAACTTTGGCCGGTAAAACCTTTGTGGTTACCGGCACACTGCAGAACTTTACCCGTCAGGAAGCCCAGCAGGCCATCGAAAAACTGGGTGGCAAAGTTTCCGGCAGTGTAAGCAAAAAAACAGATTATGTGGTGGTGGGAGAAAACCCTGGCTCCAAGCACGATAAAGCTTTGCAATTAGGGATAACCATACTCAATGAAGAGGAGTTTATGGCTTTGCTGCAGGGTAAGTAA
- the hisIE gene encoding bifunctional phosphoribosyl-AMP cyclohydrolase/phosphoribosyl-ATP diphosphatase HisIE has product MEVLKYNEAGLIPAIVQEVTTREVLMLAWMNRQAVEKTLSTGEVWFYSRSRQKMWKKGETSGHVQKLKGLYYDCDADTLLVLAEQVGGAACHEGYSSCFHNKVNPDGTVTVEGEQQFNPAEVYGKQGSTGPEIIDELFQVILSRKAEMPEGSYTTYLFTKGVDKICKKVGEESAEVIIGAKNNNNEELSYEAADLIYHLLVLLANQNLAVGEIYEQLAKRRK; this is encoded by the coding sequence ATGGAAGTTCTGAAATATAACGAAGCAGGTCTTATTCCGGCCATCGTACAGGAAGTAACCACCAGGGAAGTATTAATGCTGGCTTGGATGAATCGGCAGGCAGTGGAGAAAACCCTGTCCACCGGAGAAGTATGGTTTTACAGCCGCAGCCGTCAGAAGATGTGGAAAAAGGGAGAAACCTCCGGACATGTGCAAAAACTAAAGGGCCTTTACTACGATTGTGATGCTGATACACTCTTAGTGTTAGCCGAACAAGTAGGTGGAGCGGCCTGTCATGAGGGGTACAGCTCTTGTTTTCATAATAAAGTAAACCCGGATGGTACGGTAACGGTGGAGGGAGAGCAGCAATTTAACCCGGCGGAGGTCTATGGCAAGCAGGGCTCTACCGGGCCGGAAATTATTGATGAACTGTTCCAGGTAATTCTCAGTCGTAAGGCAGAGATGCCCGAAGGTTCCTATACCACTTACCTTTTTACTAAAGGCGTGGACAAGATCTGCAAGAAGGTGGGAGAGGAAAGTGCCGAGGTTATTATTGGGGCGAAAAACAATAATAATGAGGAGCTTTCCTACGAAGCGGCGGACTTAATCTACCATTTGCTGGTACTGCTGGCTAACCAAAACCTTGCCGTTGGGGAGATCTATGAGCAATTGGCTAAGAGAAGAAAGTAG
- a CDS encoding lipid II flippase Amj family protein, with product MDRLMTVVVLTAVIHLINTLIYSVRPAGVITKRLATAYSLFNVIFLIAQTSNMLQAPLLGSIIDLAIKRGIEGAGTAVDYVHTPAYQQELLVLDHEIRIIILGATIGTLLGACLIPTFITFFVRGIDLFEQVKSVPKMIGMILLSPLKVGRAMKGTVRIPNRQFFKQAITEKLTIPRKFLVLNIFITGIYTTSVLSSMYACALYPDFRTTASMLSGIINGIATILFATVVDPTAASITDQALRGERPEKDVKQMSFYLGITRLLGTVLAQVIFIPAAYVIQYVAQIIAQGGF from the coding sequence ATGGACCGCTTAATGACTGTGGTGGTTTTAACCGCCGTGATACATTTAATCAATACCTTAATTTACTCCGTGCGACCAGCCGGCGTTATTACCAAACGGTTGGCCACGGCCTATTCCCTTTTTAATGTGATCTTTTTAATTGCTCAAACCTCTAATATGTTGCAAGCCCCGCTGTTAGGCTCCATTATAGATTTAGCCATCAAAAGGGGTATTGAGGGGGCAGGAACCGCTGTGGACTATGTTCATACTCCTGCCTATCAGCAGGAACTGCTGGTGCTTGACCACGAGATTAGAATCATTATTCTGGGAGCCACCATTGGTACACTGCTGGGGGCTTGCCTGATTCCTACCTTTATCACCTTCTTTGTCCGGGGCATTGACCTTTTTGAACAGGTAAAATCTGTACCCAAGATGATCGGAATGATTCTCCTGTCACCTCTGAAGGTAGGAAGGGCCATGAAGGGGACGGTACGGATCCCTAACAGGCAGTTTTTTAAACAGGCTATCACTGAGAAGTTAACCATACCCAGGAAGTTTTTGGTCTTAAATATTTTTATTACCGGTATTTACACCACATCGGTTTTATCATCTATGTATGCCTGTGCCCTGTACCCCGATTTTCGCACCACCGCTTCCATGTTGTCCGGTATTATTAACGGCATCGCTACCATTTTGTTTGCCACCGTAGTGGACCCCACTGCCGCCAGCATCACCGACCAGGCACTGAGGGGCGAAAGACCGGAAAAGGATGTTAAACAAATGTCCTTTTACTTGGGTATCACCCGTCTATTAGGTACTGTTTTGGCACAAGTGATTTTTATTCCCGCAGCATATGTCATCCAATATGTAGCCCAAATAATCGCCCAGGGTGGCTTCTAA